A DNA window from Sphingomonas changnyeongensis contains the following coding sequences:
- a CDS encoding methyl-accepting chemotaxis protein produces the protein MQKIDLETIRLMGVKTLTGLILLLTLITAGAALAIGGKWIAALLAVALAIYPLLAAQAGRTDDQTRIALGLTAPVYPALLLYVFEGYAWQTDIHMLFFAVLATTAMLCDWRTIIAATLVVAVHHLVLGMAMPGWVFAGGGGVMRVLLHAVILLVETGFLVMTAEQLTRLVAHVGEENTKRAAIEREAAAQREQEAAHQETILVSLQQGLAALREGDLTATLDRDFPGAYARIRTDFNGALASLEQLVGSLAETIRAIRREANDISQASENLARRTESNAASLEQTAAGIARMDDRLKATAGAAERTVKRADQTLATVGDGRAVADEAVQAMTRVADSAKGIDSVIEGLDKIAFQTRVLAMNAAVEAGRAGEAGRGFAVVADLVSALAMRAEEEAKRARDQLTVTQTDIGTAVGAVERVDNALANISTDVTAVFGLLSEIATDNQSQASAITEINAAIGAMDQATQQNAAMVEQTSAAARNLTSEIDSLATQAARFRTHGGAGGPAAEASSRPRPAAAEAQPRPAHRPSPATPRPGDFGAPIKQLPSDAIAALRRPDSGNDGGGDDWTSF, from the coding sequence ATCCGCCTGATGGGCGTGAAAACGCTGACAGGGCTGATCCTGCTGCTCACGCTGATCACCGCCGGGGCGGCGCTGGCCATCGGCGGCAAATGGATCGCCGCCCTGCTTGCCGTCGCGCTGGCCATCTATCCGCTACTGGCCGCCCAGGCCGGCCGGACCGACGACCAGACCCGGATCGCGCTTGGCCTGACCGCCCCCGTCTATCCCGCGCTGCTGCTCTATGTCTTTGAAGGCTATGCGTGGCAGACCGACATCCACATGCTGTTCTTCGCCGTGCTCGCGACCACCGCGATGCTGTGCGACTGGCGGACGATCATCGCCGCGACACTGGTTGTCGCCGTGCATCATCTGGTGCTCGGCATGGCGATGCCGGGCTGGGTGTTTGCCGGCGGCGGCGGGGTGATGCGCGTGCTGCTCCATGCTGTGATCCTGCTCGTCGAAACCGGCTTTCTGGTGATGACGGCCGAACAGCTGACCCGGCTGGTCGCCCATGTCGGCGAGGAAAACACCAAGCGCGCCGCCATCGAGCGCGAGGCAGCAGCGCAGCGCGAACAGGAAGCCGCGCATCAGGAGACCATCCTTGTCTCGCTGCAGCAGGGGCTGGCGGCGCTGCGTGAGGGCGATCTGACCGCAACGCTCGATCGCGATTTCCCGGGTGCCTATGCGCGCATCCGCACCGATTTCAACGGCGCGCTCGCCAGCCTTGAACAGCTGGTCGGGTCGCTGGCCGAGACGATCCGCGCGATCCGGCGTGAAGCCAACGACATCAGCCAGGCCTCCGAAAATCTCGCCCGGCGGACGGAAAGCAACGCCGCCAGCCTTGAGCAGACCGCCGCCGGCATCGCGCGGATGGACGACCGGCTGAAGGCCACCGCCGGGGCCGCCGAGCGCACGGTCAAGCGTGCCGACCAGACGCTGGCCACCGTGGGCGATGGCCGCGCGGTCGCCGACGAGGCGGTGCAGGCGATGACCCGCGTCGCCGACAGCGCCAAGGGCATCGACAGCGTGATCGAAGGCCTCGACAAGATCGCCTTCCAGACCCGCGTTCTGGCGATGAACGCGGCGGTCGAAGCGGGCCGCGCGGGCGAGGCGGGACGCGGCTTTGCCGTCGTCGCCGATCTCGTCTCCGCGCTCGCGATGCGCGCCGAGGAGGAGGCGAAGCGCGCGCGTGACCAGCTGACCGTCACCCAGACCGATATCGGCACCGCCGTCGGCGCGGTCGAGCGGGTGGACAATGCGCTTGCCAACATCTCGACCGACGTGACCGCCGTGTTCGGCCTGCTGAGCGAGATCGCGACCGACAACCAGTCCCAGGCATCCGCCATCACCGAAATCAACGCTGCGATCGGCGCGATGGATCAGGCGACCCAGCAGAACGCCGCGATGGTCGAGCAGACCTCGGCCGCCGCGCGCAACCTGACCTCGGAAATCGACTCGCTCGCCACCCAGGCCGCGCGCTTCCGCACCCATGGCGGTGCCGGCGGCCCGGCAGCCGAAGCATCGTCCCGCCCCCGGCCGGCCGCCGCCGAAGCCCAGCCGCGCCCGGCGCACCGGCCATCACCGGCCACCCCGCGCCCCGGTGATTTCGGCGCGCCGATCAAGCAGCTGCCCAGCGATGCGATCGCAGCGCTGCGCAGGCCCGACTCCGGCAATGACGGTGGCGGCGACGACTGGACGAGCTTCTGA
- a CDS encoding helix-turn-helix domain-containing protein encodes MRRDESASGGGAEPCAIRVDPHRLVVFPNRIRDLRRTHGQSKLLALSARLPAIPYIRLSKIERGEVVARADELRAIAAAIGVEAVDLLIDIDAPDFDIARWAEPFQDGGAFDAAEEGFAVKLAAAVRTRRAGDRALTVAVLDRDYGIAPVILSRIENAHKTLDRWNAATVGALCRLMTVRDEGELRALVEAQYRAGALDAALVGFGDPEARRARMRARIAALVAELGGAAAPGPYAGGNGGSTAGTDRIPASPEPHVRRRAIAPPPLPAPPPPSFATIRLVPVFGAPRADGLIDPVIVPGALVEAPRHAGPRAFGLRACRPSLGAGLPGHGVLIVDPDAYPFGAGLAVLREDDGYRLLQTSYDLAGAMRGHSLNPPLDLALDGTDPARLAAVLAVIFP; translated from the coding sequence ATGCGGCGGGACGAGAGTGCGTCCGGGGGCGGGGCGGAGCCCTGCGCGATCCGGGTCGATCCGCACCGCCTTGTCGTTTTCCCCAATCGTATCCGCGATTTGCGGCGCACCCATGGCCAGTCGAAGCTGCTCGCGCTGTCCGCGCGGCTGCCGGCCATTCCCTATATCCGCCTGTCCAAGATCGAACGCGGGGAAGTGGTCGCGCGCGCGGATGAACTGCGCGCCATCGCCGCTGCGATCGGCGTCGAGGCGGTCGATCTGCTGATCGATATCGATGCACCGGATTTCGACATCGCCCGCTGGGCAGAGCCGTTTCAGGATGGCGGTGCGTTCGATGCCGCGGAGGAGGGGTTTGCGGTCAAGCTTGCCGCCGCCGTGCGCACGCGCCGCGCCGGGGACCGTGCGCTGACCGTGGCCGTGCTCGACCGCGATTACGGGATCGCGCCCGTGATCCTGTCGCGGATCGAAAACGCCCACAAGACGCTTGATCGCTGGAACGCCGCCACGGTCGGCGCGCTGTGCCGGTTGATGACGGTGCGCGACGAGGGCGAGCTGCGCGCCCTGGTCGAGGCCCAGTATCGCGCGGGCGCGCTCGATGCCGCGCTGGTCGGCTTCGGGGATCCCGAGGCACGGCGTGCACGCATGCGCGCGCGGATTGCAGCACTTGTCGCTGAACTGGGCGGCGCTGCGGCACCCGGCCCCTATGCTGGCGGAAATGGCGGTTCGACCGCAGGCACGGACCGCATCCCGGCCTCTCCCGAACCGCATGTTCGGCGGCGCGCCATTGCCCCGCCGCCGCTTCCCGCGCCGCCACCGCCGTCATTCGCCACGATTCGGCTGGTGCCGGTGTTCGGGGCGCCGCGTGCCGACGGGCTGATCGATCCGGTGATCGTCCCCGGCGCGCTGGTCGAAGCGCCGCGCCATGCCGGGCCGCGCGCCTTTGGCCTCAGGGCATGCCGCCCCTCGCTGGGCGCAGGTTTGCCCGGCCACGGCGTGTTGATCGTCGATCCCGATGCCTATCCGTTCGGGGCGGGGCTGGCCGTGCTGCGCGAGGATGACGGCTATCGCCTTCTGCAGACCAGCTATGATCTGGCCGGGGCGATGCGGGGCCACAGCCTCAATCCACCGCTCGATCTGGCGCTTGACGGCACCGATCCTGCCCGGCTGGCGGCGGTGCTTGCCGTGATCTTTCCCTGA